The window CGCTGGGTCTCTTACCTTCCACCCACAGCTCCTCCACGTTGGTCTCGAGATTAGCTGCCTTTAATCCCACAGCGAAGGCCCCAAATATGAGGAGGCCCACAACCAAGAACTTGCCGCAGTTTTTTTGAATGTAACAACCCAGTTTAAATAAGAGTCTCTGAAACTTCGCTCTCAGCCACAGCGGCGCTTTCCGGCCAGTAGCTTTCCCCTGAGGATGAAGCAGAAGGGAGGAGTGAGCGCCGGGGAGTCGCTGCCCGCGCGCCCACGCCCGCTTGCGCGCACCCGCCCGCGGATCCCGCGACAGCcgtggggagggggggtgcccTCGGGCCTGGATCTCAGGCGGGCCCCGAGTAATGCGAGCGGCGTGGGGAGGCCTGGACATAAATCAACGTCGGGATGCAGCGTGGGACCTGCACCTTGGCGACAGCAGGGGTGCCCCCACGCACGACCCGCTCAGCATCCCCGAAAGTGTCTTGAGGGCGCTGGGGAGAAGGGCTGCAagaacagagggaaggggaagccgaggcagagaggagagaaatcacTCAACACAGGCAATATTCACAccagagctgggaagggaggggctgcGCAATCTCTACGTTGGAGCCCACCATTTAAGAACCAGCAAACCACAGGTCGCTTCCCCGCAAGTCAAGCACCATCCTTCACCCCTCTCCGGGTGCGCcggcagggctggggggctggggggcgaGCGCGCTCTGGGAACAATGTATTGCGGGCTCCCCGATCCTGACCCCCACCCGGCGTGGTATAAGTGGGGATCCACGTGGTGAGCGCGGCCGCCGGAGCTCACTCGAGACGCATTTCCAAAGCGTTGGGAGACGCTGTGTGAGCTGAATTAGGAAGTGGGGCAGCCATCTGCAACTTACGACAATATTTGTGATCGGAAGAGGGCAGCCACATGgatctttccctcctctcccttcccatctgGTTAAACGTAAAAAGTAGCCAAGTGCACAGGGGAAGGGCCCAGGCCGGCGCAGGCGGGGGTCCTGGCTGGGCTGTGGCTGCTCCCGGCGGCGGCGTTTTCCCGGCGCTGGCCGCTGCCCCGGCGGGCCCCCGTCTGGGTGCTCGCCTTCCCCGGATTCCACACATTTCAGCGAGCCTCGTAAACACAATGAACCCGGCCGCTTGGCAGACCTGCACCACGGATTTAAGGTGGCAATTTGTTTACAACTTTCCCTTTCCCCCCAGGCTCTCAGAAGAGGTGGctcaaaaactaaaaaggaagagggaagatgcCCTCTTCCAAGGATGATTTTTAAGGGGGCAGAGATTTCATgctcaacaaaagcaaaaccggCTGCCAAAAAAGGAAACCACCTTTATTTcggctccctccccccttcctctctccgcCTCCCTCCACCCCGCCTCCCCCTCCAAGATGTTAAGAAATGTGGCAGCATTACAGGGGTTTAGGTTGCAAATAGGGGCAGGGGCGCGAGAGCAGGGGTCTCCATAGCTGGGGGCACTGGGCAGTGCCGCGGT is drawn from Ailuropoda melanoleuca isolate Jingjing unplaced genomic scaffold, ASM200744v2 unplaced-scaffold70765, whole genome shotgun sequence and contains these coding sequences:
- the LOC117800460 gene encoding uncharacterized protein LOC117800460, with translation WFPFLAAGFAFVEHEISAPLKIILGRGHLPSSFLVFEPPLLRAWGERESCKQIATLNPWCRSAKRPGSLCLRGSLKCVESGEGEHPDGGPPGQRPAPGKRRRREQPQPSQDPRLRRPGPFPCALGYFLRLTRWEGRGGKDPCGCPLPITNIVGKATGRKAPLWLRAKFQRLLFKLGCYIQKNCGKFLVVGLLIFGAFAVGLKAANLETNVEELWVEGKRPSARRGALSSPSPGPFPFLLPTDKDICQHTPRAFLWRARTPCPHQGELFIVWAPGREPGPPDKGRAVIYSGRCALLGVVGESGEGGPAGARGPSAGRTTP